tGCCCAGAGGCTGGTCACGAGGGGGCCTTGTGCTCTGCACAGCACGCGGGCAGTGTTGGCACGCTCCTGGACTTTGGACAGCCCCCCTGTGCTCGGGGCCTGCAGTCGGAGGCCGAAGGGGCTgcccaggaggagcaggaggaggtgatggaggaggaggaggaggagcaggcctTTCAGGTCTCTCTGGAGGACCTGGCAGGGCACAAAGGCAGCGAGAAGGGGGCCAGGCCAGAGCCCTCAGGttcggaggaggaggaggaggaggaggagagcctggcagtGGCGGAGCAGGTAGCCGACTTTGCCAGCTCCCTGCTGGCCGCCCTCCACTGCTGGCACTATCGGGCCAACGCTTTACTTTTCTCCCGGGGCGCTATGGTGAGGTGTCTCTTTGATCTCCCCTCTTCCTTGCATGCTCCCTGGCACGTGCATGCCCATCCGTGAGTCCCCTTCCCTGCTCTCCTCACCCCGCCGTCCTTGTTCCTTCATTGCTGCCAATGGTGTTTCTTAACCCCGGCTCGCTGTCACGCCCTGGTGAGCCCCCGGCATGTGTTGTTCCAGTACTGGAGCTAACCAGCATGCTACTCAATGGGCATGACTAATGGGGCAGgctgggggtggcggggaggtCAGCACACCAGGGGCGCATGCCTGGTGGGGATTTCTGAGTCTCCCAGACTTGGCGGTTCAGGCCGACTCTGGATGGCGCAGGCCCAAGGCTGGATCTTGGTGTAGCCCAACCCCCTTGGGCCTCAAGAGGTGCTGTCAGGGTTGGGATGCAGAAGGGACCAGCTCCCTGTTGTTCTGGAAGCTGATGACTGCCCTCTGCTTGCTGCAGGGGAAGGAACGCAGGGAGTCTGAAGACTCCAAGAGCTGCGGGAGGACCAGGAGCCGGTCTCCAACTCCTGAGGAAAAGTGCCTGAACTTTGAGTCTGTCACTTCCCTGCCGGAGGTGAGCGGCCAGCAGGTGGAATGGGGATTGTGCATACCCTCCTGAGCCCAGATCTCCAGCTTTGTAGGCGGGGCTTTCGGACATGGCTCTCCTGTTAGGCCCATGGGGACAGGGAATCTTGCTCCCCAGGACTCTCATGCCTTCAGGAAATCTGTCTGGCCTATGGGCACGTGGCTTGGTGACAGACAGCTTCTTACTCTGAATTAGAAAACCCTGAATTAGAAATTAGTACCCctccctctggggcttccctggtggctctgtggtaaagaaacctgcctacaattcaggagatccaggttcgattcctggatcaggaagatcccctggaggaagaggcatggcaacctactctagtgttcttgcctggagaatcccatggacagaggagcctggtgggctgcagcccatagggtcgtgGAGTGGGAAACGACTGAAGCTGCTGAGTGGCGGCAGCACCCCTTTCTCTGGGCAGATGCAGTCTCTTCAAGGGACACAGTTATTGGAAGTGACCAGAGTTTAGGTCCCCTTGGCTAGGCCTCCTTGCAGAGAGCATAGGCCCTGCCCTGCCAGCATGCCAGATATTTAAATCATGCCTGTCCCAGCTGGCAAAGGACTAAGGTGTTGATATCTACTGAACACCTTCTATATGCCTGgtgttctctttcttccttctgttttttgAACCAGCTCTACCAGGGAGAtcgagactcagagaggttaggtgacgTGCCTGACATTGCACAGCTTCTAAGGGGCAGAGCTCAGGTTAGACTTGGGTCTGTGACCCACTAGCCTGGACTCTTTcctacccacccccaccatcaGCCCAATGCTATCTGTGGGTTATATGCAACGGAGTCCTTTGCTTCCCCAGATATACAACGAAAATTTCAAGAAATCTAGACCTCCAAAGGTGATCCTCACAGCCAGGACAAGACTTATAGCCTGGGTGACATTGGGAAAGGGTTTAGAGTGGTACTGGTCAATGATAATAGAATGTGAGCCTCATGtgtaattttgaatattttagtaGTCTCAGTAAAGGATTATTTAACCCAGTATATCCAGACTATTATCATTTCAATACATAGTCAGTATCAAAGCTACTAATGAGGTATTTTGTACTTTTCGGTGTGAAGTTTTTGCAGCgtgcactagccacatttcagatGCTTGGGAATCACGAGTGGCTAGCAGTCATTGTGTTGGACAGTGTGGGCCTAGCTCCTGGGTCCCACTGTGCAGATGCTAGATTAGAACGGTTGGAATCAGCTTCTGGTTCCTCAGATTTTAGAGTGCTATCTTGTCTTTTCCCTAACGACCCTTCTGGAAAGCCGCCTATACTGGCTGATTTTACTATTCAAATGACCTTTGATATGGTCAGAAGGGAGTTGCTGACCTTGCTTCCTCCTTTGCCATCTGCTGGGCAAAGCCAGAGTCGGGCACAAGGGTGAAGGCTGCCTGGTAGGAACCGCATCTCCATCTTTACCCTCTGATAGAATTTCAGCACATGATCCTATTGCCCTCTGGATCCTGACCCACACAGGAGACCCTGGCCCTTCAGGGGAGTCATTCAGGCTTAAGTTTCAACCCAGAACAGCCTCCCTGTGGGGAGCTACTAGGGCTTGAGGAAGGGGAGTCCTGGGGCCGTGGCTCTGACCCCGTGTCGCATGTTCTCACCCTGACCCTGCACCACTCAGGGAGGCTGAGAGGTGCTGCCACTCTGCATTCCTAGAATTCTCCTTGGCGTTGAGGACATAGGCCCAGCACCCCAGCTGCAGGGTGACTGAGGGCCATCTTCTCCTTGCTGCCTCACTTTGAGTGCTGTTCAATCTGATTGCCTGCCTTCCTAAACTGCAGCCCCTTCTCACTAGGCATTGAGTAGGCCACGCTGTCCCCACATTCCACGGGTCCCATGAGGGAGGTTTTTGTCTCATGTGAGCCTTTTGTGCTGTCCCAGGTTGAGCCAGACACCGAGTCTGGGACTGAACAGGAGGTGTTTGCTGCTGTGGAAGGTCCCAGCACCGAAGAGATGCCCTCAGACACAGAGGCCCCCGAGGTCCTCGAAATGCAACTTGACCCCCACCAGCTGCTGCTGGGGCTGGAACCCCCCGATGACATGGCAGAATTCATGGTGGCCGAGAGCACCGAGGACCCTAAGGCCCTGAGCAGTGAGGACgaggaagaggaggtgggggcCCCCCACGAGCCTGAgagcctcctgcctccctccgtGCTGGACCAGGCCAGCGTCATTGCCGAGCTGTTCGTCAGCAGTGTCTCTCGGCGGAGCAGCCTGGCCCTGGAGGATGGCAAGTCCAGTGGCTTCGGGACCCCAAGGCTGACCAGCCGGAGCAGCAGTATGGTCAGCCTAGAGGATGGTGAGAAGGGCCCGGCCCCGCGTGGCAGCACCACAGACTCCCTGGGCTCTCAGCTCCTTCCAGAAGCGGACCTCAGTGTGGGGGTGGCCGCAGAGAGCGAACCTTCTGTCAATGGGATGGAGGCCCCGGGCCCAGGCTGCCCAGCGGAGCCAGACAGGTCTTCCTGCCCGAAGGAATCGAAACTTTCCTCCCAAGACCGGCAGTTGCTGGACAGAATCAAGAGGTACTACGAAAACGCAGAGCACCAAGATGCAGGCTTTAGTGTCCGGCGCCGGGAGAGCCTCTCCTTCATCCCCAAAGGGCTTGTGAGAAACTCGGTCTCCAGAATCAACGGCCTTCGCAAGCCAGACCCGGAGCCGCAGGCTCCACTGGGGCCTAAGAGACAGGTGGGCTCACGGGCAGCCCTCTTTGACTGCCCAGGACCAGGCCAGGCTGGCGCTGGGGACCCAGCTCCTATCACAGATGCTGAGTTCCGCCCGTCCTCGGAAATGGTAAAGATCTGGGAGGGAATGGAGTCTCCCAAGGGGAGCCCTCCGAAGGGGCCGGGCCAAGGCCAGGCCAACGGCTTTGACCTGCATGAGCCCCTGTTTATCCTGGAGGAGCACGAACTGGCGGCCATCACCGAGGAGTCGGTGGCTGCCTCCCCAGAGAGCGCTTCCCCCACCGAGCCCCGCAGCCCCACCCACCTGGCCCGGGAGCTGAAGGAGCTGGTGAGGGAGCTGAGCAGTGACCCCCAGGGGAAGCTGGTGACCCCACTGCACCCCCACATCCTGCAGCTCTCCCACGTGATGGATAGCCACGTGAGCGAACGAGTCAAGAACAAGGTCTACCAGCTGGCTCGCCAGTATAGCCTCCGGATCAAGAGCAGATCGGTGACGGCCAGGCCTCCGCTGCAGTGGGAGAAGGAGGCTTCCACCATCCCCCTGGTGCAGGAGGAGGTTGGAGCACCATCCGGTGGCACAGGTAcgacggggtggggagggggcccttCCTGCAAGCCTGAGTCGGAAGGACCTTTTAGGAGCCAGTTGGCTTCTGGGGAAGTGACCCCCTAAAGAACCTCTACCAGAAAGAGGGTTGAAGTGAGCCCTGGAGCTGTTCTAAAGCCCAAGGGCATGGGGCCACGGGCCTCTCTTTTCCAGGAGAGCAGAAGCTCTTGTCTCCTTTTGATTCCGGACTCCTGTTCCccaccttttcttccttcttcccattTTCCCTTTGATACGGGGGCTGCGGATGGTAAAGGGGATTTGCCTCCCATCACACCCCAAACCCCAGCAACCACCCTTGCCCAGAAGGGGAGCTGCCGTAGCTAGTTCAGAGAGCCCTCACGTCCTTTCGCTCCGGGATTCAGGcaactctctctctccccacaggtgTGAGCAAGCCGGGGCCGCCTCTCTCCAACCACGAGCAGCCTGCGGTCCAGGAGCGCAGCCCGCCCAGGCCTGGCTCTTCCATGGAGATGTCGCCACGGCATATCTCCTTCAGCTCCTCAGCCACCAGTCCAAGGACCACCCCACCAGGGGCCTGGCATGGCCCCCGAAGCCCCTTCGACACTGAGACCTTCAACTGGCCCGATGTCCGAGAGCTCTGCTCCAAGTACGCCTCCCGGGACGAGGCACTCCAGACCAAGGGTGGCTGGCCCAGCAAAGTACCAGTCAACCGGAGCCGCTCGCTGCCAGAGAACATGAGGGAGCCGCAGCTGGCTCCCTCTGGCAGGTTGGGCCGCTGCAGCAGCCTCAAGGCCAGGAGGGCCCCGGTGAGCCGAGAGGcggcccagccccagcctctgggGGAGTCTCCACCAAGTGAGCCTGACAGAGGGGAGGCCCTGCATGTCACCGCAGACCTCACGCTGGAGGACAACCGGCGGATGATCATCATGGAGAAGGggcccctgcctggccctgccaCAGGGCTGGAGGCGGCCAGCGGGCAGGGACCGAGCTCTGCAGCCGCCCAGACGGGGAAGGACCAGGAGTTGCAGGAGTCTGCAGAGTATCGGCCTAAGGAAGAGGGTTCCAGGGATCCAGCGGACCAAAGCCAGCAGGGCAGAGTGCGGAACCTGAGGGAGAAATTCCAGGCCTTGAACTCCACAGGCTGACTCTGAGTCCTGGGGTAGGGAGCAGCCGGGCTGAGGGGTAGGGAGGAACCAGCGCCCGCAGCTGGGCTCACCTTGGCTCACCTTGCTCACTTCACCCCCTTCCCGGCCCTCAGAAAGGCCGCCCCTGGGAGAGCACCTGCCGTGGACCGGGACTTGCCGGCAACTTGACATAGGCCCATACGAGCCCCTTCCCCTGTGAGGCCTGTGTGGCCACTTTCCTTGTATATAGTTCTGGTAAGAAGCCAGATATTTAAACTCATCTCTTCCCAGGGAGAGCAAGCCCAGCTCAGGCCTCCAGCGTTGCCTGGCCACTGCCAGACCCAGGGCCCACCCAGGGGACACATAGGAAGCTGGCCTGGGGAGGCTTTGCTCTTTAACTGTGCCTTTTCTTAGGATCCAGGCAGGCACGTGGCCCATAATTTATTGCTTTCCATCCTGTGGTATGTTAGTGTTCTCGTGCGCACGTgcgtgtatgcgtgtgtgtgtgtgtatgtgtgtggcttCTCCCCTCCCAGGAAAAATGTCATGGACTCTATTCAGGTACTTTTGTGTGTTGTCTTGCTGGCCCTGTGGTTGTCGCTAATGTACACACATTTCATTATTTGCCAATGGTGTAATAACCACTGCTGACCAACCAACCGGTGTGTGGTCTCCTTACTGGGGTCTGACTGGGTTGGGAAGGGTCGATTGTGCCTAGAGCTGTCTTAGGGGAAGGCGGGACTTCGGCTTTTTGCTTTCACACGCACTTATATGGAGCCATGCTCACAAACCACAAGACCCAGGTGCTGGTGGGGGAGGCTGGGGTAGCAGAATGTGCAGGAGGGGACTTGTTCTCTGTTATTTCTACTCCTGTGGGCTTCTGTCTACCCATAGCCTGGTGTCCTGTCTAGGGTAAGGTCAGGGGGTACCATGCCAGCCTTTAGCTCTTTTTCCCAAGAGCCAAAGTTGGATTGAAAGGGTGGAGAGTGGGATGTTTTTCTAACAGGCAGATATTTCCGTGACTGGTGCCTTTTATTCTCTCCCTCTTTGGTTCCCAAGAGACATCCTAGGGGGTGAGGATTCTAAACTTAGAGCCTAGGAATATTTTAGGTGGCTTGCAGTATCAGGTGAGGGGTACAAGTGCATGTTTTCTGAGATGGAGCCTCATTCTTCATCTCATTCACAAAAGTGTCTTTGATTCCCAAGGGGTAGGAATGCCTCCCTATTTCTAACTGGGTGTTCTGCCCCTTTCCTTTGGTGGACCAGCCTTGTTTCACCCTGTCTGGCTGGAGCCTGGGAGAGCTGGGGCTGCAGGGCCCCGTGGCAGAGCTGTCTTGCAGGTCTTCTGACCTAGGAGGATAGACTCAGCCTAAAGATGAGTCTGCTGAGTCTAATGAGGTCAAGGAAGTATCAGAGGCAAGAGGAGGCCTTCCCTGGGCAGAAACTGAGCCTGTCTGGCCCACGTTCTACCAGCTGCCTGGAATGGTCTGTGGCCACTTGCGCAGTTGCCGAGGAGCATGCTGATTCCTACCTAGGTTTCATTCACCCAGACTAGTTGAAACTGCCTATCCAGAGAtgatggatttcccaggtggcacaagaggtaaagaacccacctgctaatacaggagacagaagagatgcaagtttgatccctaggttgggaagatcacctggaggaggacatgacaacccactccagtattcttgtctggagaatcccatggataaaggactctggcaggctacagtccctagggtcgcaaaaagtcagacacggctgaagggACTTAAAGCGCACTCACTCCGGAAATGAACCCCAGGTGTGTGGATTCTGATATTCAGATCTCTGTCCTGCTCTCCATGCGGAAAGCCCTGTAGCAGTCCCACAAGATGGC
The Cervus canadensis isolate Bull #8, Minnesota chromosome 6, ASM1932006v1, whole genome shotgun sequence genome window above contains:
- the PLEKHG3 gene encoding pleckstrin homology domain-containing family G member 3 isoform X2 — encoded protein: MPVSASLHQNGSQERPASLTSTTSSSGSSRDSRGAMEEPSGSEALAENGEGSPCGQHLPNSNNNSSGWLRGSLSPFSKRTRPVAPADKFGYLGRVVREIVETERTYVRDLRSIVEDYLLKIIDTPGLLNPEQVSALFGNIESIYALNSQLLRDLDSCNSDPVAVASCFVERSQEFDIYTQYCNNYPNSVAALTECMQDKQQAKFFRDQQDLLQHSLPLGSYLLKPVQRILKYHLLLQEIAKHFDEEEDGFEVVEDAIDTMTCVAWYINDMKRRHEHAVRLQEIQSLLLNWTGPDLTTYGELVLEGTFRVHRVRNEKTFFLFDKVLLITKKRGGHFVYKGHIPCSSLMLIESTRESLCFTVTHYKHGKQQYNIQAKTVEEKRKWTHHIKRLILDNHHTTIPQKAKEAILEMDSYYPNRYRHSPERLKKGSQDDVFTHMHQGRRQSEPTRHLFRQLSEKARAARVKHAGSVGTLLDFGQPPCARGLQSEAEGAAQEEQEEVMEEEEEEQAFQVSLEDLAGHKGSEKGARPEPSGSEEEEEEEESLAVAEQVADFASSLLAALHCWHYRANALLFSRGAMGKERRESEDSKSCGRTRSRSPTPEEKCLNFESVTSLPEVEPDTESGTEQEVFAAVEGPSTEEMPSDTEAPEVLEMQLDPHQLLLGLEPPDDMAEFMVAESTEDPKALSSEDEEEEVGAPHEPESLLPPSVLDQASVIAELFVSSVSRRSSLALEDGKSSGFGTPRLTSRSSSMVSLEDGEKGPAPRGSTTDSLGSQLLPEADLSVGVAAESEPSVNGMEAPGPGCPAEPDRSSCPKESKLSSQDRQLLDRIKRYYENAEHQDAGFSVRRRESLSFIPKGLVRNSVSRINGLRKPDPEPQAPLGPKRQVGSRAALFDCPGPGQAGAGDPAPITDAEFRPSSEMVKIWEGMESPKGSPPKGPGQGQANGFDLHEPLFILEEHELAAITEESVAASPESASPTEPRSPTHLARELKELVRELSSDPQGKLVTPLHPHILQLSHVMDSHVSERVKNKVYQLARQYSLRIKSRSVTARPPLQWEKEASTIPLVQEEVGAPSGGTGVSKPGPPLSNHEQPAVQERSPPRPGSSMEMSPRHISFSSSATSPRTTPPGAWHGPRSPFDTETFNWPDVRELCSKYASRDEALQTKGGWPSKVPVNRSRSLPENMREPQLAPSGRLGRCSSLKARRAPVSREAAQPQPLGESPPSEPDRGEALHVTADLTLEDNRRMIIMEKGPLPGPATGLEAASGQGPSSAAAQTGKDQELQESAEYRPKEEGSRDPADQSQQGRVRNLREKFQALNSTG
- the PLEKHG3 gene encoding pleckstrin homology domain-containing family G member 3 isoform X3, which codes for MPVSASLHQNGSQERPASLTSTTSSSGSSRDSRGAMEEPSGSEALAENGEGSPCGQHLPNSNNNSSGWLRGSLSPFSKRTRPVAPADKFGYLGRVVREIVETERTYVRDLRSIVEDYLLKIIDTPGLLNPEQVSALFGNIESIYALNSQLLRDLDSCNSDPVAVASCFVERSQEFDIYTQYCNNYPNSVAALTECMQDKQQAKFFRDQQDLLQHSLPLGSYLLKPVQRILKYHLLLQEIAKHFDEEEDGFEVVEDAIDTMTCVAWYINDMKRRHEHAVRLQEIQSLLLNWTGPDLTTYGELVLEGTFRVHRVRNEKTFFLFDKVLLITKKRGGHFVYKGHIPCSSLMLIESTRESLCFTVTHYKHGKQQYNIQAKTVEEKRKWTHHIKRLILDNHHTTIPQKAKEAILEMDSYYPNRYRHSPERLKKGSQDDVFTHMHQGRRQSEPTRHLFRQLSEKARAARVKHAGSVGTLLDFGQPPCARGLQSEAEGAAQEEQEEVMEEEEEEQAFQVSLEDLAGHKGSEKGARPEPSGSEEEEEEEESLAVAEQGKERRESEDSKSCGRTRSRSPTPEEKCLNFESVTSLPEVEPDTESGTEQEVFAAVEGPSTEEMPSDTEAPEVLEMQLDPHQLLLGLEPPDDMAEFMVAESTEDPKALSSEDEEEEVGAPHEPESLLPPSVLDQASVIAELFVSSVSRRSSLALEDGKSSGFGTPRLTSRSSSMVSLEDGEKGPAPRGSTTDSLGSQLLPEADLSVGVAAESEPSVNGMEAPGPGCPAEPDRSSCPKESKLSSQDRQLLDRIKRYYENAEHQDAGFSVRRRESLSFIPKGLVRNSVSRINGLRKPDPEPQAPLGPKRQVGSRAALFDCPGPGQAGAGDPAPITDAEFRPSSEMVKIWEGMESPKGSPPKGPGQGQANGFDLHEPLFILEEHELAAITEESVAASPESASPTEPRSPTHLARELKELVRELSSDPQGKLVTPLHPHILQLSHVMDSHVSERVKNKVYQLARQYSLRIKSRSVTARPPLQWEKEASTIPLVQEEVGAPSGGTGVSKPGPPLSNHEQPAVQERSPPRPGSSMEMSPRHISFSSSATSPRTTPPGAWHGPRSPFDTETFNWPDVRELCSKYASRDEALQTKGGWPSKVPVNRSRSLPENMREPQLAPSGRLGRCSSLKARRAPVSREAAQPQPLGESPPSEPDRGEALHVTADLTLEDNRRMIIMEKGPLPGPATGLEAASGQGPSSAAAQTGKDQELQESAEYRPKEEGSRDPADQSQQGRVRNLREKFQALNSTG
- the PLEKHG3 gene encoding pleckstrin homology domain-containing family G member 3 isoform X1, with the translated sequence MPVSASLHQNGSQERPASLTSTTSSSGSSRDSRGAMEEPSGSEALAENGEGSPCGQHLPNSNNNSSGWLRGSLSPFSKRTRPVAPADKFGYLGRVVREIVETERTYVRDLRSIVEDYLLKIIDTPGLLNPEQVSALFGNIESIYALNSQLLRDLDSCNSDPVAVASCFVERSQEFDIYTQYCNNYPNSVAALTECMQDKQQAKFFRDQQDLLQHSLPLGSYLLKPVQRILKYHLLLQEIAKHFDEEEDGFEVVEDAIDTMTCVAWYINDMKRRHEHAEIQSLLLNWTGPDLTTYGELVLEGTFRVHRVRNEKTFFLFDKVLLITKKRGGHFVYKGHIPCSSLMLIESTRESLCFTVTHYKHGKQQYNIQAKTVEEKRKWTHHIKRLILDNHHTTIPQKAKEAILEMDSYYPNRYRHSPERLKKGSQDDVFTHMHQGRRQSEPTRHLFRQLSEKARAARVKHAGSVGTLLDFGQPPCARGLQSEAEGAAQEEQEEVMEEEEEEQAFQVSLEDLAGHKGSEKGARPEPSGSEEEEEEEESLAVAEQVADFASSLLAALHCWHYRANALLFSRGAMGKERRESEDSKSCGRTRSRSPTPEEKCLNFESVTSLPEVEPDTESGTEQEVFAAVEGPSTEEMPSDTEAPEVLEMQLDPHQLLLGLEPPDDMAEFMVAESTEDPKALSSEDEEEEVGAPHEPESLLPPSVLDQASVIAELFVSSVSRRSSLALEDGKSSGFGTPRLTSRSSSMVSLEDGEKGPAPRGSTTDSLGSQLLPEADLSVGVAAESEPSVNGMEAPGPGCPAEPDRSSCPKESKLSSQDRQLLDRIKRYYENAEHQDAGFSVRRRESLSFIPKGLVRNSVSRINGLRKPDPEPQAPLGPKRQVGSRAALFDCPGPGQAGAGDPAPITDAEFRPSSEMVKIWEGMESPKGSPPKGPGQGQANGFDLHEPLFILEEHELAAITEESVAASPESASPTEPRSPTHLARELKELVRELSSDPQGKLVTPLHPHILQLSHVMDSHVSERVKNKVYQLARQYSLRIKSRSVTARPPLQWEKEASTIPLVQEEVGAPSGGTGVSKPGPPLSNHEQPAVQERSPPRPGSSMEMSPRHISFSSSATSPRTTPPGAWHGPRSPFDTETFNWPDVRELCSKYASRDEALQTKGGWPSKVPVNRSRSLPENMREPQLAPSGRLGRCSSLKARRAPVSREAAQPQPLGESPPSEPDRGEALHVTADLTLEDNRRMIIMEKGPLPGPATGLEAASGQGPSSAAAQTGKDQELQESAEYRPKEEGSRDPADQSQQGRVRNLREKFQALNSTG
- the PLEKHG3 gene encoding pleckstrin homology domain-containing family G member 3 isoform X4 encodes the protein MPVSASLHQNGSQERPASLTSTTSSSGSSRDSRGAMEEPSGSEALAENGEGSPCGQHLPNSNNNSSGWLRGSLSPFSKRTRPVAPADKFGYLGRVVREIVETERTYVRDLRSIVEDYLLKIIDTPGLLNPEQVSALFGNIESIYALNSQLLRDLDSCNSDPVAVASCFVERSQEFDIYTQYCNNYPNSVAALTECMQDKQQAKFFRDQQDLLQHSLPLGSYLLKPVQRILKYHLLLQEIAKHFDEEEDGFEVVEDAIDTMTCVAWYINDMKRRHEHAVRLQEIQSLLLNWTGPDLTTYGELVLEGTFRVHRVRNEKTFFLFDKVLLITKKRGGHFVYKGHIPCSSLMLIESTRESLCFTVTHYKHGKQQYNIQAKTVEEKRKWTHHIKRLILDNHHTTIPQKAKEAILEMDSYYPNRYRHSPERLKKGSQDDVFTHMHQGRRQSEPTRHLFRQLSEKARAARVKGKERRESEDSKSCGRTRSRSPTPEEKCLNFESVTSLPEVEPDTESGTEQEVFAAVEGPSTEEMPSDTEAPEVLEMQLDPHQLLLGLEPPDDMAEFMVAESTEDPKALSSEDEEEEVGAPHEPESLLPPSVLDQASVIAELFVSSVSRRSSLALEDGKSSGFGTPRLTSRSSSMVSLEDGEKGPAPRGSTTDSLGSQLLPEADLSVGVAAESEPSVNGMEAPGPGCPAEPDRSSCPKESKLSSQDRQLLDRIKRYYENAEHQDAGFSVRRRESLSFIPKGLVRNSVSRINGLRKPDPEPQAPLGPKRQVGSRAALFDCPGPGQAGAGDPAPITDAEFRPSSEMVKIWEGMESPKGSPPKGPGQGQANGFDLHEPLFILEEHELAAITEESVAASPESASPTEPRSPTHLARELKELVRELSSDPQGKLVTPLHPHILQLSHVMDSHVSERVKNKVYQLARQYSLRIKSRSVTARPPLQWEKEASTIPLVQEEVGAPSGGTGVSKPGPPLSNHEQPAVQERSPPRPGSSMEMSPRHISFSSSATSPRTTPPGAWHGPRSPFDTETFNWPDVRELCSKYASRDEALQTKGGWPSKVPVNRSRSLPENMREPQLAPSGRLGRCSSLKARRAPVSREAAQPQPLGESPPSEPDRGEALHVTADLTLEDNRRMIIMEKGPLPGPATGLEAASGQGPSSAAAQTGKDQELQESAEYRPKEEGSRDPADQSQQGRVRNLREKFQALNSTG